The proteins below are encoded in one region of Bacteroidota bacterium:
- a CDS encoding DUF2277 domain-containing protein — MCRNIKTLFNFDPPATDQEIHDAALQFVRKLSGFTKPSLANAAAFDAAVEETAQVARKLIDSLTTTSAPRDRLVVAARAKAKAMQRFG; from the coding sequence ATGTGCAGAAATATCAAAACACTCTTTAACTTCGATCCCCCGGCAACCGATCAAGAGATCCACGACGCAGCGCTGCAATTCGTGCGCAAGCTCAGCGGCTTTACGAAGCCGTCGCTTGCAAACGCGGCAGCGTTCGATGCGGCAGTCGAGGAGACGGCACAGGTTGCACGGAAACTGATCGATTCATTGACAACTACATCTGCGCCGCGAGACCGTTTGGTCGTTGCTGCCCGAGCGAAAGCCAAGGCGATGCAGCGGTTCGGATAA
- a CDS encoding DoxX family protein yields the protein MIDKWKSYTPQFLALLRIVAAIVFIQSGTLKLFSWPIGMPPGNTLVPFSQVWFAGVLEAFGGAMILVGFCVRPVAFILSGEMAIAYFQAHAPKAFWTVENGGGSAVLFCFIWLYFSAAGAGVWSLDSFRKKQ from the coding sequence ATGATAGACAAGTGGAAATCCTATACGCCGCAGTTTCTTGCGCTCTTGCGCATCGTTGCGGCCATTGTGTTCATTCAGTCGGGGACATTGAAGCTCTTTAGCTGGCCGATCGGTATGCCGCCGGGAAATACGCTCGTCCCGTTCTCACAGGTCTGGTTTGCCGGTGTGCTCGAAGCGTTCGGCGGGGCGATGATACTCGTCGGTTTCTGTGTGCGGCCGGTCGCATTCATACTCTCGGGCGAAATGGCTATCGCCTATTTCCAGGCACATGCACCGAAGGCCTTCTGGACCGTGGAGAACGGCGGTGGCTCGGCAGTGCTGTTCTGTTTTATCTGGCTCTATTTTTCCGCAGCAGGGGCGGGTGTGTGGAGTCTTGACTCGTTTCGAAAGAAACAATAG
- a CDS encoding RNA polymerase sigma factor, which yields MLTSYRLDKNDFLEIAIGEAVSSVLLHVPIDDPFIVARIYTAAKRKLIDEIRRRKRLVPFSQIDTHDQNSAIRIPNPEHLTLERLAIEQLIERLSPKQAEAVRLHYLEGHTVSEVGRILNISSDAAKARITAALRTLRALALHDERIIHKNS from the coding sequence ATGCTGACCTCATACCGGCTCGACAAAAACGATTTTCTCGAGATTGCCATCGGTGAGGCTGTCTCGTCGGTTCTGCTTCATGTACCGATCGACGACCCATTTATCGTCGCTCGGATATACACCGCAGCGAAGCGCAAGCTGATCGACGAGATCCGCCGCCGCAAGCGGCTCGTACCGTTCTCCCAGATTGATACGCACGACCAGAATAGTGCGATACGAATCCCGAACCCCGAACATTTGACGCTTGAACGGTTGGCGATCGAGCAATTGATCGAACGGCTGTCTCCGAAACAAGCGGAAGCGGTTCGGTTACACTATCTGGAAGGGCACACTGTCTCGGAAGTAGGACGGATTCTGAACATTTCAAGCGATGCAGCCAAAGCCCGCATCACAGCCGCCTTGCGTACACTTCGGGCTCTTGCGCTGCACGATGAACGAATTATTCATAAGAATTCATAA
- a CDS encoding c-type cytochrome, with amino-acid sequence MTTKPIDSKRLTLVGSLAIIVVGVAAFFFGKTEGSAKYKHMSAFAWDKDEWAKRTKGIRTSYNPDHDLNTETLTLVPGDPRWLDFVFWCFNNKVAEHQVEAYGGTDWDGPKGGVIFHWAPGSRWETHTLASFGFTIGHTIGEHQWKDTQFPEFFEKYGGTYGINVKDRLAEIDTASPNGWVDFLDYCGGPNSPYYRYLFHQESVVDPVHNKIYLIGGQGVEFEYSFERYYHELREVLTDARAYQFFQMYDLYGPGFASMTGWAKNKLNATEHGLSFTDDTSKWMTKPGVAWATKYNPNPQLPTVPAHMREHDAAVAGQTVYRQQCTPCHGVNGDGKGFLAAGFEVPPRDFRLGLYKFRSTVGGAFPTMGDLEHIIRVGVNGGTMPAWGEFLTPEQIHNVAVYLVTFSERFLDAWNARKEPEVLKIPPVPSNLASMVEQGKQVFAQMQCAKCHGESGAGNGPSSVGLKDTWEQPIRTADLTYKWQFKNGHRPEDIYRTFNAGLNGTPMPSFKDIFKSDDERWALVAYVLSLSPSERPVLHLKDFRTKFASSVDSNGIVRR; translated from the coding sequence ATGACCACGAAACCAATCGACTCAAAACGACTTACACTCGTAGGCAGTCTTGCTATCATTGTTGTCGGCGTTGCCGCGTTCTTCTTTGGGAAGACGGAAGGCTCCGCCAAATACAAACACATGAGCGCATTCGCCTGGGACAAGGATGAATGGGCAAAGCGTACCAAAGGGATTCGTACGAGTTACAATCCCGATCACGACCTCAATACCGAAACCCTGACGCTCGTGCCGGGTGACCCGCGCTGGCTCGATTTCGTGTTCTGGTGCTTCAACAACAAAGTCGCCGAACATCAGGTCGAAGCCTACGGCGGCACCGATTGGGACGGCCCCAAAGGCGGCGTGATTTTCCATTGGGCTCCGGGCTCGCGATGGGAAACGCACACGCTTGCAAGCTTCGGGTTCACAATCGGCCACACCATCGGTGAGCATCAATGGAAGGATACCCAATTTCCGGAGTTCTTCGAAAAGTATGGCGGTACGTACGGGATCAACGTGAAGGACCGACTCGCAGAGATCGATACGGCATCGCCCAACGGCTGGGTCGACTTCCTCGATTACTGCGGCGGACCGAACAGCCCGTACTACCGCTACCTCTTCCATCAGGAATCTGTTGTCGATCCCGTCCATAACAAGATCTATCTGATCGGCGGACAGGGCGTGGAGTTCGAGTATAGCTTCGAACGATATTACCACGAGTTGCGTGAAGTCCTTACCGATGCGCGTGCGTATCAGTTCTTCCAGATGTACGATCTGTACGGTCCCGGCTTCGCATCGATGACCGGTTGGGCGAAGAACAAGCTCAATGCCACCGAACATGGGCTCTCGTTTACCGACGACACCAGCAAGTGGATGACCAAACCGGGCGTTGCGTGGGCGACGAAGTACAACCCAAACCCGCAGCTTCCGACTGTTCCGGCGCACATGCGCGAACATGATGCAGCGGTTGCAGGGCAAACTGTCTACCGTCAGCAATGCACGCCATGTCACGGCGTCAATGGCGACGGCAAAGGCTTCCTTGCGGCTGGCTTCGAAGTACCTCCGCGCGATTTCCGTCTCGGCCTCTACAAATTCCGCTCGACCGTCGGCGGCGCATTCCCGACAATGGGAGACCTCGAGCACATCATTCGCGTCGGTGTCAATGGCGGCACGATGCCTGCATGGGGCGAATTCCTGACGCCGGAGCAGATTCACAATGTTGCAGTGTACCTCGTGACCTTCTCCGAACGATTCCTCGACGCATGGAACGCGAGGAAAGAGCCGGAGGTGTTGAAGATCCCACCGGTACCGAGCAATCTCGCGTCGATGGTCGAACAAGGGAAACAGGTATTCGCGCAAATGCAGTGTGCAAAGTGCCACGGAGAATCGGGCGCAGGCAACGGCCCATCGTCGGTTGGTTTGAAAGATACTTGGGAGCAGCCGATCAGGACTGCGGATCTCACGTACAAATGGCAGTTCAAGAACGGCCACCGACCCGAGGATATCTACCGCACCTTCAACGCCGGACTCAACGGGACACCAATGCCGTCGTTCAAGGATATTTTCAAGTCGGATGACGAACGCTGGGCGCTCGTCGCGTATGTGCTTTCGCTCTCACCGAGCGAACGGCCCGTACTGCACTTGAAAGATTTCAGAACCAAGTTCGCATCGTCCGTCGATTCGAACGGTATCGTCAGGAGGTAA
- a CDS encoding redoxin domain-containing protein — protein sequence MKIFLALLVVFVAASAASAQITVHGMVHCADGSAPILAHAHLGKMHENATKSSSVECNAKGAFTMTVPAPGIYELRVSAVSHTEASIPLIVTEPKKEITLDVMLKANNYDPMPEHVRIIGDWNKFEFAGTDTLAPVQDPNGIYTFVGDHIATADTLAYQLLSVAGNHSVNGSQADYYTYDGGGDYRSVLRTKKGEKVTITYDPAKMQYASSMRLPRIQFNDEFLMKAYALYSTVEQMSEEMIVETNGQRSISGEKYQAMLGYIRTALSGAQASGNTTLAQYAAVVLASQYNPDLPLSKDDAATILAAVPANSPMWSLAPHEVIELTSLVEPNQGAAYRTGLESNPERSVRAVALANRLETAYTAKRTDEARTLYTTLKTEYKDIDDIKYEITKFNPDAAVQLGKHVPPFELALLGEASKVSDKSMLGHYYMIDFWATWCGPCVREMPAIHKAYEKFRGRKGFEILSISMDAAEGQIAPFRAKKWKMPWLHAFIPGIFNADLAKEFEVAGIPRPILVGPDGTIVAMEDSMRGENLEKTLAKFLGEPN from the coding sequence ATGAAGATATTCCTCGCTCTCCTCGTCGTGTTCGTCGCTGCGTCAGCGGCATCGGCACAGATTACAGTCCATGGCATGGTGCATTGTGCTGACGGCTCCGCGCCGATCCTTGCACATGCGCATCTCGGGAAGATGCATGAAAATGCGACGAAGAGCTCGAGCGTCGAGTGCAACGCAAAAGGCGCGTTCACGATGACCGTACCTGCTCCGGGTATCTATGAACTCCGGGTGAGCGCCGTCAGCCATACCGAGGCAAGCATTCCCCTGATCGTCACCGAACCGAAAAAAGAGATCACGCTCGACGTGATGCTCAAAGCGAACAATTACGATCCGATGCCCGAGCATGTGCGGATCATCGGCGACTGGAACAAGTTCGAATTCGCCGGTACCGATACGCTCGCGCCGGTGCAAGACCCGAACGGCATCTATACGTTTGTGGGCGACCACATCGCTACGGCCGATACGCTTGCCTATCAGCTCCTGAGCGTCGCCGGCAATCATAGCGTCAATGGGTCGCAGGCCGATTACTACACCTATGACGGCGGCGGCGATTACCGTTCTGTACTTCGCACGAAGAAAGGCGAGAAGGTCACGATTACCTACGATCCGGCGAAGATGCAGTATGCATCGTCGATGCGTCTGCCACGGATTCAGTTTAACGACGAGTTTTTGATGAAAGCGTATGCGCTCTATTCGACAGTCGAGCAAATGAGCGAGGAGATGATCGTCGAAACGAATGGTCAGCGCTCGATCTCCGGCGAGAAATATCAGGCAATGCTCGGCTACATCCGTACTGCCCTCTCCGGTGCGCAGGCCAGCGGTAACACAACGTTGGCGCAGTATGCGGCCGTCGTGTTGGCAAGCCAGTACAACCCCGACCTGCCGCTTTCAAAGGACGATGCAGCGACGATCCTTGCTGCCGTGCCGGCAAACTCGCCGATGTGGTCGCTCGCCCCGCATGAAGTGATAGAACTCACGTCGCTCGTCGAGCCGAATCAGGGAGCAGCCTATCGTACTGGCTTGGAGTCGAACCCCGAACGTTCGGTCCGCGCGGTCGCGCTTGCAAATCGTCTTGAGACGGCCTATACCGCAAAGCGGACGGACGAAGCGCGAACACTCTATACAACACTCAAGACCGAGTATAAAGATATCGACGATATCAAATACGAAATCACGAAGTTCAATCCCGACGCGGCGGTGCAACTCGGCAAGCATGTTCCTCCGTTCGAACTTGCGTTGCTCGGCGAGGCATCGAAAGTCAGCGACAAGTCGATGCTCGGACATTATTATATGATCGACTTCTGGGCAACGTGGTGCGGGCCGTGTGTGCGCGAGATGCCGGCAATCCACAAAGCATACGAGAAATTCCGCGGACGAAAGGGCTTCGAGATCCTCTCTATTTCGATGGATGCCGCCGAAGGACAAATCGCTCCGTTTCGCGCCAAGAAGTGGAAGATGCCGTGGCTGCATGCGTTCATTCCCGGCATCTTCAATGCCGATCTGGCGAAAGAATTCGAAGTAGCCGGTATTCCACGGCCGATTCTTGTCGGACCCGACGGCACGATCGTCGCCATGGAAGATTCGATGCGTGGCGAGAACCTCGAGAAGACGCTCGCGAAATTCCTCGGCGAGCCCAACTGA
- a CDS encoding T9SS type A sorting domain-containing protein, with the protein MTHSDSWVSSTGHLDSLICFTSLSCKGNNCTAGAIITTDPNHAVSKRLTIFRSNDGGVSWHEQPFQIQYPLFLTNSGITKIQQIDSLHAVGIADAGYVIRTTDAGITWRKLPFPVNRQLSDIDYSDSLTGIVVGVGLDSEVFTTTDGGSTWTDRTQPGYSYLCSCRSFGNGVFRFFRIGHGPIYTTRNNFKTVDSSKLIFDSLSDPKNHYDIENCTYTSGDTILAYGRLWPKDTVDIGGGYGLIMRSTDGGVTWEKPSIYPTSKISYVTKTTPLDRDTIYADGFSNFNILFSTDRGASWRSDTIIVDTSFSPSACWGLAMTGDGHPIASFSFDIFPRASILSRGRSGLSHVEVVEKIRYYTYCYPNPAHNVVHISSIDHSNRYGLYDIFGRVVARGVLSAEGTADIDVSHLPPGMYAVVLEYFDLQFCAGKIVVQ; encoded by the coding sequence ATGACGCATTCGGATAGCTGGGTATCGTCGACCGGGCATCTGGATTCGCTGATTTGCTTCACGTCGTTATCGTGCAAAGGAAACAACTGTACTGCCGGAGCGATTATTACGACAGATCCGAATCATGCGGTAAGCAAACGCTTGACTATCTTTCGTAGTAATGACGGAGGAGTCTCGTGGCACGAGCAACCGTTTCAGATACAATATCCGCTCTTCCTCACGAATTCGGGCATCACGAAAATCCAGCAGATCGACTCCTTGCATGCGGTTGGCATTGCCGACGCAGGGTATGTCATCCGGACGACGGACGCTGGCATTACCTGGAGGAAGCTGCCTTTTCCCGTAAACCGGCAGCTTTCGGACATCGACTACTCCGATTCACTGACTGGCATTGTTGTTGGCGTTGGGTTAGACAGTGAAGTGTTCACCACGACCGACGGAGGCAGTACCTGGACGGATCGGACGCAGCCGGGTTACTCCTATCTTTGCTCATGCCGGTCCTTCGGCAACGGTGTCTTTCGATTTTTCCGGATCGGCCACGGTCCGATCTATACAACGAGAAATAACTTTAAGACGGTCGATTCATCGAAGTTGATATTCGATTCGTTGTCGGACCCGAAGAATCACTATGATATCGAGAACTGTACGTATACTTCAGGCGACACAATTCTTGCATACGGGCGCCTTTGGCCGAAGGATACCGTCGACATTGGTGGTGGATACGGGCTGATCATGCGTTCGACCGACGGCGGAGTCACTTGGGAGAAGCCATCGATTTACCCGACCTCGAAGATTAGCTACGTTACGAAGACCACCCCACTCGATCGCGATACGATCTACGCGGACGGATTCAGTAACTTCAACATCCTCTTCAGTACCGATCGCGGTGCGTCGTGGCGTAGTGACACGATCATCGTGGATACCAGCTTCTCACCATCCGCTTGTTGGGGGCTGGCGATGACGGGTGATGGTCATCCGATAGCCAGCTTCAGTTTCGACATCTTCCCACGCGCATCGATACTCTCACGTGGCAGATCCGGCTTGTCGCACGTCGAAGTGGTTGAGAAGATCCGATACTACACTTACTGTTATCCGAATCCGGCTCACAACGTCGTGCATATTTCGTCGATCGACCACTCGAATCGTTACGGTCTGTATGATATCTTCGGGAGGGTGGTCGCACGAGGGGTGCTTTCCGCAGAGGGCACCGCCGACATCGATGTTTCTCACTTACCACCCGGCATGTACGCAGTGGTCCTGGAATACTTCGATCTCCAATTCTGCGCCGGAAAGATTGTCGTGCAGTAG
- the ric gene encoding iron-sulfur cluster repair di-iron protein — protein sequence MITIPITSERTLREIVSENFASASVLEKYGLDFCCNGGATLTEACSRKGLDVATIASELATVEADEASPRHIQWELPFLIDYIVNNHHAYVRAQIPLIGLHLSKVERAHGERHPEVYEAAEIFRSESEAFEDHMAKEEQILFPFMKVLYRAHRDGGQLQSPSFGSVAGPIGMMLDEHEQTGDAMARIRGLLADYTPPADACTTMRLLYKELDAFERDLHKHVFLENAILFPKAIRLEEEAAQAPRMQS from the coding sequence ATGATCACAATTCCAATCACATCGGAGCGAACCCTTAGAGAAATTGTATCGGAGAACTTTGCCAGCGCGTCGGTGCTGGAGAAGTACGGTCTCGATTTCTGCTGTAACGGCGGCGCGACACTCACCGAAGCATGCAGCCGCAAAGGGCTTGATGTTGCGACGATTGCATCCGAGCTTGCGACGGTTGAAGCCGACGAAGCCTCGCCTAGGCACATTCAGTGGGAGCTGCCGTTCCTCATTGATTACATCGTCAACAATCACCACGCATACGTTCGGGCACAGATCCCGCTGATCGGTCTTCATCTTAGTAAGGTCGAACGCGCACACGGCGAACGCCATCCGGAGGTCTACGAAGCGGCGGAGATTTTCCGAAGCGAGAGCGAGGCGTTCGAGGATCACATGGCCAAAGAAGAGCAGATCCTGTTCCCGTTCATGAAAGTGCTCTATCGTGCGCATCGTGACGGTGGCCAGCTCCAGAGTCCGTCGTTTGGCAGCGTTGCCGGCCCGATCGGTATGATGCTCGACGAGCATGAACAGACCGGCGATGCGATGGCCCGGATCCGCGGACTGCTTGCAGACTACACTCCTCCGGCCGATGCCTGCACGACCATGCGCCTGCTCTACAAAGAACTCGATGCATTTGAACGCGACCTACACAAGCATGTCTTTCTCGAAAATGCGATCTTGTTTCCCAAGGCGATTCGCCTTGAAGAAGAAGCTGCGCAAGCACCACGCATGCAATCGTAA
- a CDS encoding winged helix-turn-helix transcriptional regulator, giving the protein MRRDVFQAIADPKRRAILALLAMHAMTINGIAQHFQVSRPAISKHVKILSECGLVDVKQQGRERFCEAKLAKLGEVSDWVEQYRKFWEEKLDALEEYLQELQSKEKHDAANNDING; this is encoded by the coding sequence ATGAGACGCGACGTATTTCAAGCCATAGCAGACCCCAAGCGCCGAGCCATTCTGGCGCTGCTGGCGATGCACGCGATGACGATCAACGGGATCGCACAACACTTCCAGGTCAGCCGTCCGGCGATCTCGAAGCATGTGAAGATCCTTTCCGAGTGCGGGTTGGTGGATGTCAAGCAGCAAGGGCGCGAGCGCTTCTGCGAGGCAAAGCTTGCCAAGCTCGGGGAAGTGTCCGATTGGGTCGAGCAGTACCGGAAGTTCTGGGAAGAAAAGCTCGATGCGTTGGAAGAGTATTTACAAGAACTACAATCAAAGGAGAAACACGATGCCGCAAACAATGACATCAACGGTTGA
- a CDS encoding SRPBCC domain-containing protein: MATTAQATDLVIERIFDAPRALVWRAWTDAKHFQQWFGPKVFTVPNCTIDFREGGKYLFAFMDPEGKKIWVTGTYETIRPMEFVEYTDCFADEQGNMVGPAHYGFGDAMPTIMRVSLTFEDLGAKTKMTLRHGEFQSAEMVEMTKASWNESFEKLDVSLR, from the coding sequence ATGGCAACGACAGCACAAGCAACCGATCTGGTTATCGAGCGCATCTTTGACGCGCCGCGCGCACTTGTCTGGCGCGCCTGGACCGATGCGAAGCACTTCCAGCAATGGTTTGGCCCGAAAGTCTTCACGGTCCCAAACTGCACGATCGACTTCCGCGAGGGAGGGAAGTATCTCTTCGCATTCATGGACCCGGAGGGAAAGAAGATTTGGGTCACGGGGACGTATGAAACGATCCGCCCGATGGAGTTCGTGGAGTACACCGATTGCTTCGCCGATGAGCAGGGAAATATGGTAGGCCCCGCTCACTATGGGTTTGGCGATGCGATGCCGACGATCATGCGGGTCAGCCTCACGTTCGAAGATCTCGGCGCGAAGACGAAGATGACTTTGCGTCACGGTGAATTCCAGTCGGCTGAGATGGTCGAGATGACCAAAGCAAGCTGGAACGAGTCGTTCGAGAAACTTGATGTTAGTCTTCGATAG
- a CDS encoding VOC family protein — MHKLQTFVWYVDQAEDAAKLYLAAFKNSKMLSTMPGPGKPMGVTIDIAGTEIITFNGGPHQPLTPAISFFVTLGNEAEVDHAWKVLTDGGVELMPLDKYPFSEKFGWVQDKFGQSWQLFLSPGSTMSVSPFLLFVGPQHARAKEALEHYTSIFKGSTIDNITYFGAGEMGQEGTVKHGACTILGTKLMVMDSNAPHAFNFNESQSLFVNCTTQDEVDYYWSKLGDGGTYSRCGWLADKFGVWWQIIPTALGKALSNPDRAKAGRAMQAMLKMDRIIIADIEAALV; from the coding sequence ATGCACAAACTTCAGACATTCGTTTGGTACGTCGACCAGGCTGAGGACGCGGCGAAGCTCTATCTCGCCGCATTCAAGAACTCCAAGATGCTCAGCACGATGCCGGGGCCCGGCAAGCCGATGGGCGTGACGATCGACATCGCCGGTACCGAGATCATCACGTTCAACGGAGGCCCGCATCAGCCGTTGACGCCGGCGATCTCGTTCTTCGTGACGCTCGGCAACGAGGCCGAGGTGGATCATGCGTGGAAGGTGCTCACCGACGGTGGCGTTGAACTCATGCCGCTTGACAAGTATCCGTTCAGCGAGAAGTTCGGCTGGGTGCAGGACAAGTTCGGGCAGTCGTGGCAGCTCTTTCTTTCGCCGGGGAGCACGATGTCGGTCTCGCCGTTCCTGCTCTTTGTCGGCCCGCAGCATGCCCGAGCAAAAGAGGCGCTTGAGCACTACACGTCGATCTTCAAGGGCTCGACAATCGATAACATCACGTACTTCGGCGCCGGCGAGATGGGGCAGGAAGGCACCGTGAAGCACGGTGCTTGCACGATATTGGGCACGAAGCTCATGGTCATGGATAGCAACGCACCGCATGCGTTCAACTTCAACGAATCACAGTCGCTCTTTGTCAACTGCACCACGCAAGACGAAGTAGACTATTATTGGAGCAAGCTCGGCGATGGCGGTACGTACAGCCGTTGCGGTTGGCTTGCCGACAAGTTCGGTGTCTGGTGGCAGATCATCCCCACGGCGCTCGGCAAGGCGCTCTCGAATCCGGATCGGGCAAAGGCAGGACGTGCAATGCAGGCGATGCTGAAGATGGATAGGATCATCATTGCTGACATCGAAGCAGCGCTCGTATAA
- a CDS encoding VOC family protein: MAIINPYLNFQGNTEEAFNFYKSVFGGDFRMLMRFGEVPGMDNTPENVKNMLMHVSLPVGDTTLMGTDAVEGMGDKLQVGNNIHLSFHSDSREQADNVFNKLAAGGNVRLAMGDQFWGDYYGQVVDKFGVSWMISHTPVKK, encoded by the coding sequence ATGGCAATCATCAATCCGTACCTGAACTTTCAGGGCAATACTGAAGAGGCATTCAATTTCTACAAGTCCGTCTTTGGCGGCGATTTCCGCATGCTCATGCGTTTCGGCGAGGTGCCGGGAATGGACAATACGCCGGAGAACGTGAAGAATATGCTCATGCACGTTTCGTTGCCTGTTGGCGACACGACGCTGATGGGTACCGATGCGGTCGAGGGCATGGGCGACAAGCTGCAGGTTGGCAACAACATCCATCTCTCGTTCCATTCGGATAGCCGCGAACAGGCCGACAACGTCTTTAACAAACTCGCCGCCGGCGGCAACGTTCGTCTCGCGATGGGCGACCAATTCTGGGGCGACTACTATGGACAAGTCGTCGACAAGTTCGGCGTGAGCTGGATGATCTCGCACACACCTGTGAAGAAGTAA
- a CDS encoding SRPBCC domain-containing protein, translating to MEVSPKTFTITRTLNAPRQLVWDVWTQPDHLMKWFAPKGFIMPKCDMDFRVGGTFHYCQESPSGEQMWGKWIFREIVKPEKIDLLHSFSDAEGGITHHPMAPTWPLQMTSVTTLVDNAGKTDLTIAWSPYNASDEEITTFNSSFDSMNGGWNGTFEYLEAYLSELTK from the coding sequence ATGGAAGTATCACCGAAAACATTCACAATCACTCGCACACTAAATGCGCCGCGACAGTTGGTGTGGGACGTTTGGACACAGCCGGATCATTTGATGAAGTGGTTCGCGCCGAAAGGATTCATCATGCCGAAATGCGATATGGACTTTCGTGTCGGCGGCACATTTCATTACTGCCAGGAATCGCCGAGCGGCGAGCAGATGTGGGGCAAGTGGATCTTCCGCGAGATCGTGAAGCCGGAAAAGATCGATCTGCTGCACTCGTTCTCCGACGCAGAAGGTGGAATCACCCACCACCCGATGGCTCCTACGTGGCCGTTGCAGATGACGTCGGTCACAACACTGGTGGATAATGCAGGTAAGACCGATCTTACGATCGCATGGTCGCCGTACAACGCATCCGACGAAGAGATCACCACGTTCAATTCGTCTTTTGACAGCATGAACGGCGGCTGGAACGGCACGTTCGAGTATCTCGAAGCATATCTCTCAGAACTAACCAAGTAA
- a CDS encoding SRPBCC family protein, with translation MSEGWSESLERLEELVTDEGIDREIVIIRVLNAPRELVYEAWTDPKHLEKWWGPNAFTTTTETFDFREGGSWHHVMHGPDGKDYPNWSMFDTIIPNELISYDHGGGDPEGVYDAQFHATVTFESMGNKTRVMMRSVFPSLKLRDHVVEKYGAIEGGKQHLANLEEYVLTHLTK, from the coding sequence ATGTCGGAAGGCTGGAGCGAGAGCCTCGAACGCCTCGAAGAGTTGGTCACCGACGAAGGGATCGATCGCGAGATCGTTATCATCCGCGTGCTCAACGCCCCGCGCGAGCTGGTGTACGAAGCCTGGACCGATCCGAAGCACCTCGAAAAGTGGTGGGGACCGAACGCGTTTACCACCACCACGGAAACATTCGATTTCCGTGAAGGCGGGAGTTGGCACCATGTGATGCACGGACCCGATGGGAAGGATTATCCGAACTGGTCGATGTTCGATACCATCATTCCGAACGAGTTGATATCGTACGATCACGGCGGCGGCGATCCGGAAGGGGTATACGATGCGCAATTCCATGCGACGGTCACCTTCGAGTCGATGGGAAACAAGACTCGCGTGATGATGCGCAGCGTGTTCCCGAGCCTGAAGTTGCGCGATCATGTCGTCGAGAAATACGGCGCGATCGAAGGCGGCAAGCAGCACCTTGCGAACCTCGAAGAATACGTGCTCACTCACTTAACAAAATAA
- a CDS encoding SRPBCC family protein, translating into MHVMTLPSDTTIHVVREFNAPRELVFRAMTDAQMIPKWWGPRMLRTVVETLEPYVGGKWRFLQYDPEGKEYAFRGEFLAIDPPSSLQMTFEFEPMAGHIIVQDVSFEDIGGRTRMTSVSTYQSRADRDGMIEHGMEWGMREGYERLDDLLAAEHN; encoded by the coding sequence ATGCACGTGATGACGTTGCCATCGGATACGACGATCCACGTCGTGCGCGAGTTCAATGCACCGCGAGAACTCGTGTTTCGCGCGATGACTGATGCACAGATGATCCCGAAGTGGTGGGGTCCGCGTATGCTGCGCACCGTTGTCGAGACGCTCGAACCGTATGTCGGCGGCAAATGGCGCTTCTTGCAGTATGACCCGGAAGGCAAAGAGTATGCCTTTCGCGGAGAGTTTCTCGCGATCGATCCTCCGTCGTCGCTGCAGATGACGTTCGAGTTCGAACCGATGGCAGGGCACATCATCGTGCAGGATGTGAGTTTCGAAGACATCGGTGGCAGAACACGGATGACATCGGTATCCACATACCAATCTCGAGCAGACCGCGACGGCATGATCGAACACGGCATGGAGTGGGGCATGCGCGAAGGCTACGAACGCCTCGACGACCTGCTTGCTGCAGAACACAACTGA